The Agarilytica rhodophyticola genome has a window encoding:
- a CDS encoding pyridoxamine 5'-phosphate oxidase family protein, whose protein sequence is MSTIDLATSYHRGELAAQDKAGTRGAAAELAVGKRSALNFSSNHDAFLAAQSFAVLSSVNLKNGQVWVSPLFGKEGDLTAISENEIAISTHCIPENDMLNTLESGSPLSLLGIDLKRRIRHRINGLASISENDLGIGFNLQVNEYSPNCPKYINRREIIYNTKGAPPINREAKRKERATLTDDDQAFIQSMDTLWIGSYAPGVGADCNHRGGKPGFIRATSPSTIEWPEYRGNGMFFTSGNLEVYDRTGVTLVDFETGSMIQMTGRAVVNWNHDGRYEGASRSITFHIEHLIRTDHVTSHRWKRLDYSPYNPAISGKETVSSDSEFPVVATLAKIVEESENVKTFRFVVPRRLAFLPGQYATFEFKHIPNGSASEVRTWTLSETPNSISGDNTLDITVKRIPKGLVTNWLHDHAELGLEVQLNGIQGEMTAVRMDAATKQPVVHNNLLLLSAGIGITPNLAMVRGVGAFSLQDQTTITMIHVERNTKDLINQQELLRRARSYPHFNYTNIITSQQGRLNKEQLQKLVPHAEHQHAYICGPTLFMNDMTQMLVSIGVPAANVYTESFEF, encoded by the coding sequence ATGTCAACTATCGACTTGGCAACATCATATCATCGCGGTGAGCTCGCAGCACAAGACAAAGCGGGCACTCGAGGCGCTGCTGCCGAGCTGGCGGTAGGAAAACGTAGTGCTCTTAATTTTTCTTCTAATCATGATGCTTTTTTGGCTGCTCAATCATTTGCAGTTTTAAGTAGTGTCAATTTGAAAAACGGGCAGGTATGGGTAAGCCCATTATTTGGAAAAGAAGGTGACCTTACTGCTATATCAGAAAATGAAATCGCGATTTCTACTCATTGTATTCCAGAAAACGATATGCTCAATACTCTGGAATCAGGTTCGCCCCTGTCCTTGTTAGGCATAGATCTAAAAAGGCGTATCCGACATCGCATTAATGGGCTAGCGTCGATTTCCGAGAATGATCTAGGTATAGGGTTCAACCTCCAAGTGAATGAGTATTCCCCTAACTGCCCAAAATATATTAATCGCAGAGAAATTATTTATAATACGAAGGGCGCTCCCCCCATAAACAGAGAGGCAAAACGTAAAGAGCGCGCCACCTTAACGGATGACGATCAGGCCTTTATACAGTCTATGGACACATTGTGGATAGGGAGTTATGCGCCCGGTGTTGGCGCCGATTGTAATCATCGTGGCGGGAAGCCTGGGTTTATACGAGCCACCTCACCATCGACCATTGAGTGGCCAGAGTATCGGGGCAATGGCATGTTTTTTACTTCTGGCAACTTAGAAGTTTATGATCGAACCGGCGTGACGCTGGTAGATTTTGAGACAGGCAGCATGATCCAAATGACGGGTCGCGCAGTAGTAAATTGGAATCACGATGGCCGTTATGAAGGTGCTTCCCGAAGTATTACATTTCATATCGAACACCTAATCCGTACTGATCATGTCACTAGTCATCGATGGAAAAGACTGGATTATTCTCCCTATAACCCAGCCATTTCAGGTAAAGAGACTGTAAGCAGCGATAGTGAATTTCCAGTGGTTGCAACTCTAGCAAAAATTGTTGAAGAGAGCGAAAACGTTAAAACATTTCGTTTTGTTGTTCCTCGTCGTCTTGCTTTTTTACCCGGACAATACGCAACGTTTGAATTTAAACATATCCCTAATGGATCTGCTTCCGAAGTGAGAACATGGACTCTGTCTGAAACACCTAACAGCATAAGCGGCGATAACACGCTAGATATTACCGTAAAACGTATTCCAAAAGGTCTCGTTACTAACTGGCTTCATGATCATGCTGAGCTTGGCTTGGAAGTACAATTAAATGGTATCCAAGGTGAAATGACCGCCGTACGAATGGATGCTGCAACTAAACAGCCCGTCGTACATAACAACCTTCTTTTGTTAAGTGCTGGTATTGGCATTACGCCCAATTTGGCCATGGTGCGGGGAGTTGGTGCGTTTTCACTGCAAGACCAGACCACGATCACCATGATTCATGTAGAAAGAAATACTAAAGACCTTATCAACCAACAGGAATTATTACGCCGCGCAAGAAGTTATCCACATTTTAATTACACAAATATCATCACTAGCCAGCAAGGTCGTTTAAACAAAGAACAGCTGCAAAAGCTAGTACCACATGCAGAGCACCAACACGCTTATATATGCGGCCCAACTCTATTTATGAATGATATGACACAAATGTTAGTATCAATAGGCGTGCCAGCGGCGAATGTTTATACTGAAAGTTTTGAGTTTTAA
- a CDS encoding peroxiredoxin-like family protein: protein MLLQDQLNAFKEQFKKQAPEAAFNAFARSTQELIESGQAEKALKVGDTAPKFVLTDAEGTEVSLTALLANGPVVLSFYRGVWCPYCNIELQALEAVNEELKARGATLAAISMQGAENSLKSQQENKLNFPILTDHAGEIADQFGIRWTLQDYVIEFHKMFKVVLPEIHGDGKWSLPMPARYVIATDGTIAYAEVNPDYTQRPEPSELLTVLDELSAKA, encoded by the coding sequence ATGTTACTTCAAGATCAACTTAACGCATTTAAAGAACAATTTAAAAAACAAGCACCAGAAGCGGCTTTTAATGCTTTTGCCCGCTCTACTCAAGAACTAATTGAAAGCGGGCAAGCCGAGAAAGCCTTGAAAGTAGGCGATACGGCTCCTAAGTTTGTTTTAACAGACGCTGAAGGTACTGAGGTATCACTAACAGCATTGCTTGCTAACGGCCCCGTAGTATTAAGCTTCTACCGCGGTGTTTGGTGCCCATACTGCAACATCGAGCTACAAGCTTTAGAAGCTGTCAATGAAGAACTCAAAGCTCGTGGCGCTACCCTTGCAGCAATTTCGATGCAGGGTGCTGAAAACAGCCTTAAATCACAACAAGAAAACAAATTGAATTTCCCCATTTTAACTGACCACGCAGGCGAAATTGCTGACCAATTTGGTATTCGCTGGACACTGCAAGACTATGTCATTGAGTTCCACAAAATGTTTAAAGTTGTACTGCCTGAGATTCATGGTGACGGCAAATGGAGCCTACCCATGCCTGCACGCTATGTCATTGCCACTGACGGTACTATTGCTTACGCGGAAGTGAATCCTGATTACACACAGCGTCCTGAGCCGAGTGAATTACTAACAGTGCTTGATGAATTAAGTGCTAAAGCATAA
- a CDS encoding phage late control D family protein has translation MSLYVLKTRSWDNVLLSDIVKTIAAEHDVIPRIAEVLSNIRINHEDQTEESDLHFLTRLAKKNGAIAKLANKNLIIVVEGDSKAISGKNLPIINLNRENVIQHRLTQAERGKYKTVIAHWHDTQAAQKIPVTAGEGNPAFTIRHDYADAEEARRAAEAKLNALNRGSATLSLTLIGDTRLQAEGVLQLDNFREPLNSDWLIKHVEHQLNNSGFTTRLDAEAPNT, from the coding sequence TTGTCGCTTTATGTCCTTAAAACGCGTAGTTGGGATAATGTATTACTGAGCGATATCGTTAAAACGATTGCTGCAGAGCATGATGTTATTCCGCGTATTGCTGAAGTCCTTTCGAATATACGCATTAACCATGAGGATCAAACGGAGGAATCAGATCTTCATTTTTTAACACGGCTCGCGAAAAAGAACGGTGCTATAGCTAAGCTGGCGAATAAAAACCTTATTATAGTCGTTGAAGGCGATTCAAAAGCTATTTCAGGTAAAAATTTACCCATCATTAACCTCAATAGAGAAAATGTGATACAGCATCGACTGACACAAGCAGAGCGCGGGAAATACAAAACAGTTATTGCTCATTGGCACGATACACAAGCTGCGCAGAAAATCCCTGTAACAGCCGGTGAAGGAAACCCCGCGTTTACTATAAGACACGACTACGCAGATGCAGAAGAAGCACGACGTGCAGCAGAGGCTAAGTTAAATGCGTTAAATCGAGGCTCAGCCACACTATCACTTACATTAATCGGTGACACTCGTTTACAAGCCGAGGGGGTGTTACAGCTCGATAATTTTCGAGAGCCACTTAATAGTGATTGGCTAATTAAACATGTTGAGCATCAACTTAATAATAGCGGTTTTACAACGCGGCTTGATGCTGAAGCGCCTAACACTTAA
- a CDS encoding transposase: MSQKSKKIYSPEFKESAIKLALESDQPVAQTVRELGISSSTLHNWIHSYTKRVSGQDTRTDDHLYEGLKRLKKENARLKEEREIFKKNRCILPKKHGKIRLD; encoded by the coding sequence ATGAGCCAAAAATCCAAAAAAATCTATAGCCCAGAGTTTAAAGAATCAGCAATAAAATTGGCTTTAGAATCAGACCAACCTGTTGCACAAACTGTTCGAGAACTAGGAATCAGTAGTAGTACCTTACATAATTGGATACACAGCTACACGAAACGAGTCTCTGGGCAAGACACAAGAACAGATGATCATCTTTATGAAGGACTCAAACGCTTGAAAAAAGAAAATGCTCGTTTAAAAGAGGAGCGTGAAATTTTTAAAAAAAACCGCTGTATTTTGCCAAAGAAACACGGTAAAATACGCTTAGATTAG
- a CDS encoding DUF1993 domain-containing protein, whose translation MPACQQMLSSTVKILEKAQTHEQALGLADNELLSSRLADDMWPLPNQIQSLWVHSAYAIEQVKTGIFKSNIQNIPANWQEMQTMLEQAQSSLAALAEGELETIANNSVAFVIGGKTRFTFTVQDFLLSFSMPNVHFHTTTTYAILRMKGVALGKFDFLGQMSTSNLD comes from the coding sequence ATCCCTGCCTGCCAACAAATGTTAAGTAGTACAGTAAAAATATTAGAAAAAGCACAGACCCATGAGCAAGCATTAGGTTTGGCAGACAATGAACTCCTTTCATCACGGCTGGCTGATGATATGTGGCCATTGCCAAATCAAATCCAAAGTCTTTGGGTTCATTCAGCTTACGCAATAGAGCAAGTTAAAACAGGAATATTTAAATCTAATATCCAAAACATACCGGCTAATTGGCAGGAAATGCAGACCATGTTGGAGCAGGCTCAATCAAGCCTAGCAGCGTTAGCAGAAGGAGAGCTAGAGACTATTGCTAATAATTCTGTTGCTTTTGTTATTGGAGGTAAAACCCGTTTTACATTTACGGTACAAGATTTTCTTTTGAGTTTTTCTATGCCAAATGTACATTTTCATACAACCACTACTTATGCCATTTTACGTATGAAAGGCGTCGCTTTAGGGAAGTTCGATTTCTTGGGTCAAATGAGTACTAGCAATCTAGATTAA
- a CDS encoding glutathione S-transferase N-terminal domain-containing protein has protein sequence MNKQPIDLYFWPTPNGFKISILLEELHIPYNVQLVNILKGEQFEDDFLKISPNGRMPAIIDPDGPNGQAISVFESGAIMQYLANKYDQFYTSDERKRTEVNEWLFWQMGGLGPMGGQAIHFYDYASEKIPYAIDRYLGEYNRLLNVMDKHLEGREYLADEYSIADMACIGWIKASEILDVSLDRYSHVQAWFDKLCKREAVQRGFNLANDRYNERDRIANDKEARKNLFQKNGLP, from the coding sequence ATGAATAAGCAACCAATTGATCTTTATTTTTGGCCAACGCCCAACGGATTTAAAATTTCTATTTTGCTAGAAGAATTGCATATACCCTATAATGTTCAGTTAGTGAATATCCTTAAGGGCGAGCAATTCGAAGATGACTTTCTAAAAATTTCCCCTAATGGCCGTATGCCAGCGATCATCGATCCTGATGGTCCCAATGGGCAAGCTATCTCCGTATTTGAATCCGGAGCAATTATGCAATATCTTGCCAATAAGTATGATCAATTCTATACCAGCGATGAACGCAAACGCACAGAAGTGAATGAATGGTTATTCTGGCAGATGGGTGGTTTGGGTCCAATGGGTGGACAAGCTATTCATTTTTATGATTATGCGTCTGAAAAAATCCCTTATGCTATTGACCGTTATCTTGGGGAGTATAACCGCCTACTCAATGTTATGGACAAACATCTAGAAGGCCGTGAGTATTTGGCCGATGAATATTCTATTGCCGATATGGCATGTATCGGGTGGATTAAGGCTAGTGAAATTTTAGATGTTTCGTTAGATCGTTATAGTCACGTGCAAGCTTGGTTTGATAAATTATGCAAAAGAGAGGCGGTTCAGCGTGGTTTTAACCTTGCAAACGACCGATATAATGAGCGTGATCGTATTGCAAACGATAAAGAGGCACGGAAAAATTTATTTCAAAAAAATGGATTACCATAA
- a CDS encoding IS3 family transposase, with product MDVSRGQYYAWLKQQLTEREVENERLMEEIKALFEGSRGTYGIRRLKNRPAEKGLRVSRRRIGRLLKRQGLSCKTKRKFKVTTDTKHNLSVAPNVLAR from the coding sequence ATGGACGTATCAAGAGGTCAATATTATGCCTGGCTAAAACAACAGCTCACTGAACGAGAAGTTGAAAATGAACGGTTGATGGAAGAAATTAAAGCGCTTTTTGAGGGCAGTCGTGGTACTTATGGTATACGCCGCTTAAAAAACAGGCCCGCAGAAAAAGGGCTTAGAGTGAGTCGTCGCCGTATCGGTCGCTTACTTAAACGTCAGGGTTTATCTTGCAAAACCAAACGCAAATTTAAAGTGACGACAGACACCAAACATAATTTATCCGTAGCGCCTAATGTGCTCGCTAGGTAA
- a CDS encoding peroxiredoxin family protein translates to MKKLIVPLILLNILGGLGSAVMLWLSGGDLLWLGSFLTTFPLPFFLMVLTSAFSIARTSDRLPLIQLLSISGVILFAYISNQYGSLVKSQYVALGLVAFGAIFVQWYVWSFSNYGRTKSRVINIGQALPEMTLSRLDGSQISSSSFTGSKTILVFFRANWCPFCMNQLKEVLSRADELKKSDTQVKFISNQGIKNSQQLSDKLSLPAHFEILQDDDLKAAKALGIADIDGSPVGMSGYPKDTVMATVILLDADSKVTFGDKTDHYRVRPHPDTFLPSLSR, encoded by the coding sequence ATGAAAAAATTAATTGTACCGCTAATCCTCCTAAATATCCTCGGTGGTCTCGGTTCGGCAGTTATGTTATGGCTGTCTGGTGGTGATTTATTATGGTTAGGTAGTTTCCTAACAACATTCCCACTACCTTTCTTTTTAATGGTATTAACCAGTGCTTTTTCAATTGCCCGAACCTCAGATCGCTTACCGCTGATTCAGCTATTGAGTATTAGTGGAGTTATCTTATTTGCCTATATATCGAATCAATATGGTAGCTTGGTAAAGAGCCAGTATGTTGCACTAGGTTTAGTTGCATTTGGTGCTATTTTCGTTCAATGGTATGTGTGGTCTTTTTCTAATTATGGTCGTACCAAAAGTCGTGTAATCAATATAGGGCAAGCTTTACCTGAGATGACACTAAGCCGCTTGGATGGTAGCCAAATATCCTCTTCAAGCTTTACCGGTAGTAAAACCATATTGGTATTTTTTAGAGCTAATTGGTGCCCGTTCTGTATGAATCAACTTAAAGAAGTGTTATCACGAGCGGATGAACTGAAAAAATCAGACACACAAGTTAAGTTTATTTCTAATCAAGGCATAAAAAATTCACAGCAGTTATCCGACAAACTTAGTTTGCCAGCACATTTTGAAATCTTGCAAGATGATGATTTAAAAGCCGCTAAAGCGTTGGGCATTGCCGATATTGATGGTTCTCCAGTAGGCATGTCTGGGTATCCCAAAGATACCGTAATGGCAACTGTGATATTGCTTGATGCGGATAGCAAAGTCACTTTTGGTGATAAGACCGATCACTATCGTGTTCGCCCTCATCCAGATACATTCTTACCTTCATTGAGCCGTTAA
- a CDS encoding LysR family transcriptional regulator — MSTINLNHLRLFAIFSKVVETGSFAEAARKLETSRSRVSEQVAKLESDIGVRLIQRSTRQLTITDEGQQVYEQARKLSMVLTDIEAVLAPSHPRGQVSITMPHHIAHLFMSRVLKDFQHTYPDIELNLVLDDYRLNLIHDDVDLAIRVGIPEDESIVARVLHEEQIGLYTSPDYLAEAGPIKTVDDLQNCHWLLLNQSGKSKTQRLNKHGKTIEVTPKSYYHCNSPFMIKEMLIKGLGVGKLLSNVAAEDIKHGKLVPVMPLLTGNTVAFSLIYPSRRQIPSRIQAVIDYLLKRKIFS; from the coding sequence ATGAGTACAATCAATCTAAACCACTTACGGCTTTTCGCTATTTTTTCTAAGGTGGTAGAAACAGGAAGTTTTGCGGAGGCGGCACGCAAGTTAGAGACAAGCCGTTCTCGGGTGAGTGAACAAGTCGCTAAATTAGAATCTGACATTGGCGTGCGACTCATTCAGCGATCAACAAGGCAACTGACAATTACCGATGAAGGCCAACAGGTTTACGAGCAAGCTCGGAAATTATCTATGGTATTGACTGATATAGAAGCGGTACTTGCGCCTAGTCATCCTCGTGGACAAGTATCTATTACTATGCCACACCATATTGCTCATTTATTTATGTCCCGCGTGTTAAAAGACTTCCAACACACCTACCCAGACATAGAACTTAATTTAGTTTTAGATGACTACCGCTTAAACCTTATTCACGACGACGTTGATTTAGCTATTCGTGTGGGCATACCGGAGGATGAGTCTATTGTTGCTAGAGTACTCCACGAAGAGCAGATAGGCCTATATACAAGTCCAGACTATTTAGCCGAAGCAGGCCCCATAAAAACAGTAGACGACCTACAAAACTGCCACTGGCTTTTACTTAATCAGTCGGGAAAAAGTAAAACTCAGCGCCTTAATAAACATGGTAAAACCATAGAAGTAACTCCCAAGAGCTACTACCACTGTAACTCCCCTTTTATGATCAAGGAAATGTTGATTAAAGGTTTAGGCGTTGGGAAATTATTGTCTAATGTTGCAGCTGAAGACATTAAACATGGAAAGTTAGTTCCAGTAATGCCATTGCTAACAGGTAATACCGTAGCATTTTCGTTAATTTATCCATCTAGACGGCAAATTCCATCGAGGATTCAAGCGGTTATTGATTACTTACTAAAAAGGAAAATTTTTAGTTAA
- a CDS encoding LysR family transcriptional regulator: MFQKALLNEIVVFIAVAECGSFTLAAESLNSTKSGTGKAVKKLEEGLGLKLFNRTTRSLRLTEEGRIFLEASKHAIDTINEAKLLLESRKDDPAGRLRVNMPIGIGRNVVNNLKYFTQEHPKVTVELALSDRFEDAIQGEWDIVVRIGELEDSSFIAKKLCLSKRVLCASADYLATRGIPQSLHELRIHDALMFRASNGKIRPWMFQESSGNLTEITPNALAILSDGRSFVDAVIAGMGIAQVYDVALGSTIQQGQVIELLPEYAMPGPPINALIPSGRVMPAKTKVFIEFLKTQFNLA, from the coding sequence ATGTTTCAGAAGGCATTACTTAATGAAATAGTGGTGTTTATTGCCGTCGCTGAATGTGGCAGTTTTACTTTGGCGGCTGAGTCGCTGAACTCCACTAAATCAGGTACTGGAAAAGCGGTCAAAAAACTTGAAGAAGGGCTGGGACTTAAGCTTTTTAACCGTACTACCCGAAGTTTGAGATTAACTGAAGAAGGTCGTATTTTCTTGGAGGCATCTAAACATGCCATTGACACAATTAATGAAGCTAAGCTGCTCTTGGAGTCAAGAAAAGATGACCCGGCAGGTCGCTTACGGGTGAATATGCCCATTGGCATTGGCCGTAATGTGGTGAACAATTTAAAATACTTTACCCAAGAGCATCCCAAAGTCACAGTCGAGCTTGCTCTTTCTGATCGTTTTGAAGATGCCATTCAAGGGGAGTGGGATATTGTAGTGAGAATTGGTGAGCTAGAAGATAGCTCATTTATTGCTAAAAAGCTGTGTCTATCAAAGCGTGTGTTGTGTGCTTCAGCAGATTACTTGGCTACCCGAGGAATACCGCAAAGTCTGCATGAATTGCGTATTCATGATGCGTTGATGTTTCGCGCTTCTAATGGAAAAATAAGGCCTTGGATGTTTCAAGAAAGTAGTGGCAATTTAACTGAAATCACACCGAATGCTTTAGCTATTTTAAGTGATGGCCGCAGTTTTGTTGATGCCGTCATTGCGGGAATGGGGATCGCTCAAGTTTATGATGTTGCATTAGGGTCAACCATTCAGCAGGGTCAAGTGATCGAATTATTACCTGAATATGCCATGCCAGGACCTCCAATCAATGCATTGATTCCGAGTGGGCGAGTAATGCCTGCAAAAACCAAAGTATTTATTGAATTTTTAAAAACCCAGTTTAACCTCGCTTAG
- a CDS encoding DsbA family protein: MKNTKFIIIYDKYCGWCYGAAPNFDVLVNTGAKVEILHLHLFQGTNAPRVKEGKGDYIVKTDARISQLTEQTFSEAYTDNVVRSKTEILDSTYSALGAAVVHGMGAKKEFSLRQRLEKQRFIDGTSDQNRNAVIQALIDEGVEPEAAEQFDSQKNIEKAHALSKKAIALMAQVGLHGVPTILKIEGGNIEAMDHSKFYGKLELIPSLIAENNGTVSFTS; this comes from the coding sequence ATGAAAAACACTAAATTTATCATTATCTACGACAAATATTGTGGTTGGTGTTATGGCGCTGCTCCCAATTTTGATGTACTCGTGAATACTGGGGCTAAAGTGGAAATTCTTCATCTTCATTTATTTCAAGGAACCAATGCGCCACGAGTGAAAGAAGGTAAAGGTGATTATATCGTTAAGACAGATGCCCGCATTTCACAATTAACGGAGCAAACCTTTAGTGAAGCATATACAGATAATGTAGTGCGCTCAAAAACGGAAATATTAGATTCTACCTATTCTGCACTAGGTGCCGCTGTTGTTCATGGCATGGGTGCAAAGAAAGAATTTTCACTTCGACAACGTTTGGAAAAACAACGTTTTATTGATGGCACCTCCGATCAAAACAGAAATGCCGTTATTCAAGCCTTGATAGATGAGGGTGTGGAACCAGAAGCCGCAGAACAATTTGATAGCCAAAAGAATATTGAAAAAGCCCATGCGTTATCCAAAAAAGCAATCGCGTTAATGGCTCAGGTTGGTTTGCACGGCGTTCCCACTATCCTAAAAATAGAAGGTGGAAATATCGAAGCAATGGATCATTCTAAATTTTACGGTAAACTAGAATTAATTCCGTCTCTAATAGCCGAAAACAACGGCACAGTTTCTTTCACTAGTTAA
- a CDS encoding glutathione S-transferase family protein — MITLYGHPISGNSHRVANFLNILGMEYTDKIVDLEKGEHKLPEYLAKNPLGQVPTLTDDDVVLRDSTAILIYLARRYDQSNTWFPEDPVTQAQIQQWLSVAVHEVMIGPFVLRAIQLFGMPADEVQAREKTEKLFNDLFVPHLSDKKWLVGEHPTIADIACYSYIARVTEGNFSLEPYPAIRQWLANVEGIDGFKPMIHANK, encoded by the coding sequence ATGATTACACTTTACGGTCATCCAATATCAGGCAACAGCCATCGTGTGGCAAACTTTTTAAACATTTTAGGCATGGAGTACACGGACAAAATTGTTGACCTTGAAAAAGGTGAACATAAACTGCCTGAGTATCTTGCTAAAAACCCTTTAGGTCAGGTGCCAACACTGACTGACGATGATGTAGTCCTGCGTGATTCGACAGCCATTCTTATTTACCTTGCACGTAGATATGATCAATCGAATACTTGGTTTCCCGAGGACCCTGTGACGCAAGCGCAAATTCAGCAGTGGCTATCGGTTGCTGTACATGAGGTGATGATAGGGCCTTTTGTATTACGCGCGATTCAACTCTTCGGTATGCCTGCGGATGAGGTGCAAGCAAGAGAAAAAACCGAGAAATTATTCAATGATTTGTTTGTACCCCATTTAAGTGATAAAAAATGGCTTGTGGGTGAACACCCAACCATCGCTGACATTGCTTGCTACAGCTATATAGCACGAGTGACCGAAGGCAACTTTAGCCTCGAACCTTACCCTGCTATACGCCAATGGCTGGCGAATGTGGAAGGCATCGATGGCTTTAAACCTATGATTCACGCTAACAAGTAA
- a CDS encoding glutathione S-transferase family protein: MSTIKLYFNPLSGHAHRPWAMLKLLNIEFEEVLLDFFKGEHKTPEFLKINPLGQLPVMVDGDTVLRDSTAALVYLALQYDPSRQWLPVDPIRAAEVQQWLAISTREVFEGPGTARMIKIFNVPRDYDEAVKKTDHLFTSLFEARLKDNDWLVGDHPTIADVSNYGYIAAVTEGDVDLKAYPNIYAWVKRLEDYPNFTSMPPAAPYLPK; the protein is encoded by the coding sequence ATGTCGACTATTAAACTTTACTTTAACCCACTATCAGGCCATGCCCATCGCCCGTGGGCAATGCTTAAGCTATTAAATATCGAATTCGAAGAAGTTTTGCTTGATTTCTTTAAGGGTGAACACAAAACGCCTGAGTTCTTAAAGATCAACCCTCTCGGCCAATTACCTGTGATGGTTGATGGTGACACTGTATTACGGGATTCAACGGCTGCCTTAGTGTACTTAGCCTTACAATATGACCCTAGTCGCCAATGGTTGCCCGTTGATCCAATACGTGCCGCAGAAGTTCAACAGTGGTTAGCGATAAGCACCAGAGAAGTATTTGAGGGCCCAGGCACTGCAAGAATGATTAAGATTTTTAATGTTCCACGTGACTACGACGAAGCGGTGAAGAAAACGGATCACTTATTCACATCATTGTTTGAAGCACGCCTAAAAGATAATGATTGGCTTGTAGGAGACCATCCAACTATTGCCGATGTCTCAAATTACGGCTATATAGCAGCAGTTACCGAAGGGGACGTTGACCTTAAAGCTTACCCTAATATTTATGCTTGGGTTAAACGTTTAGAAGACTACCCAAACTTCACTTCAATGCCACCAGCCGCACCCTATTTGCCTAAATAA